One region of Thiorhodovibrio frisius genomic DNA includes:
- a CDS encoding EF-hand domain-containing protein, whose protein sequence is MRTFNLIPNLLTTSLATLVLATSALAQEPPADGPTTPTAAFMKELDKNGDGQVSVDEIKTPQQQRFTETDANGDGAISTEEASEAFAKQAPPEMMAEMKKRGMPDPGETFVQNLDTDKNGQVSADEFMQPALDSFGRMDANSDGVASAEEATAFFDELQQEMQRRMEEMQQQHGDMAAPPAQQ, encoded by the coding sequence ATGCGCACCTTCAACCTGATCCCCAACCTGTTGACCACCTCACTCGCGACCCTAGTGCTCGCCACCAGCGCCCTGGCCCAAGAGCCACCCGCCGATGGGCCAACGACACCGACCGCTGCCTTTATGAAAGAACTCGACAAAAATGGCGATGGCCAGGTGTCCGTCGATGAAATCAAGACCCCGCAACAGCAACGCTTCACAGAGACCGACGCCAATGGCGACGGCGCCATCTCCACTGAAGAAGCCAGCGAAGCCTTTGCCAAGCAGGCGCCGCCGGAGATGATGGCAGAGATGAAAAAGCGCGGCATGCCAGACCCAGGCGAAACCTTTGTTCAAAATCTCGACACCGACAAAAACGGACAGGTGAGCGCGGACGAATTCATGCAGCCCGCACTAGACTCTTTCGGGCGCATGGACGCCAACAGCGATGGCGTGGCCAGTGCCGAAGAAGCCACCGCTTTCTTCGATGAGTTGCAGCAGGAAATGCAAAGACGCATGGAAGAAATGCAGCAACAGCACGGGGACATGGCGGCACCACCGGCACAGCAATAA
- a CDS encoding cytochrome b has protein sequence MSTESASDIRKYGIIAQGFHWLVALLLVGLLITNALRSGSAEDSDAFKFWLGLHMSFGILVFGLTFARIFWAKIAPPPELLDAPQWSVLAAKAAHMLLNLSTLAIPIFGYLRVASKDIPANFFGIPVPSLVGDQPWLHHVMEILHGSPMAIYLLSLVGLHIAAALWHQYVRKDHALERMLPWSPPRT, from the coding sequence ATGAGCACCGAATCGGCTTCGGACATTCGAAAATACGGCATCATCGCCCAAGGTTTCCACTGGCTAGTGGCGCTGCTGCTGGTGGGCCTGCTAATCACCAACGCCCTGCGCAGCGGGTCGGCGGAAGACTCAGATGCCTTCAAGTTCTGGCTTGGGCTGCACATGTCCTTCGGGATTTTGGTCTTTGGGCTGACCTTCGCGCGCATTTTCTGGGCCAAGATCGCTCCCCCTCCTGAGCTGCTGGATGCACCCCAGTGGTCGGTGCTGGCGGCCAAGGCCGCGCACATGCTGCTGAATCTCTCTACCCTGGCCATTCCCATTTTTGGCTATTTGCGTGTTGCCTCCAAGGACATCCCGGCCAACTTCTTTGGCATACCCGTGCCATCTCTGGTCGGCGATCAGCCCTGGCTGCATCATGTGATGGAGATTCTGCACGGCTCGCCAATGGCGATTTATCTGCTGAGCCTGGTTGGGCTGCATATCGCCGCAGCTCTGTGGCATCAGTATGTGCGCAAGGATCATGCGCTTGAGCGCATGCTGCCCTGGAGCCCGCCAAGAACCTGA